The following is a genomic window from Mailhella massiliensis.
GGCAGTCCCCAAGACCGCCGGGGTTCTTCCTTACAGGATGGTAGCTGTCTGACGCCAGCTAACATCCTGCCAAAGGCTTCGCCTCTGGACACCCTCAGAGCGTTCGGCGCTACGCTTCTCACGCTCTCAAAAAGACAGGAAAGGCAGATGGAAAAACGGAAGGCCACAACCAGATTTCATAGGCGGCGGACACTCAGACTTAGCGCCAGGGAAGACGAAAAACTACAGACTCAGGCCGACAGCGCGGGACTGTCCGTGTCCGAGTACATGCGGCGGCTGTTCTTCGGCGGCAGGCCCATTATCGCCAGAACGGACGACCAGACCATCCGGGAACTGCGACGGCTTGGGGGATTGCTCAAGCATCATTTCGAGATGGTAAAGCGGACTGCAAATCCGGCCACCCTTTCGGAACTGGACGCTGCATTGCGGCAAATCCGACGGACTATCGAAACCCTGAGTGAAAAACGATGATTGTCAAGAAGCTCAAGCGTACCAGCTTCAAAAAGTCCAAGTCCGTCATGATTGGCGGTCTGGTGGACTACATCCTTGCCGAACACGACGACAGGGGCAAGGACAAGCTCGCCTACGCCGGAAGCAGAAACTTTCTGACAACGACCGTCGCCGCTCAGAAAAGGGAAATGATTTCTCTTGCCGAAGAATCCATTCAGAGCAGGATGCCGGTTACGCACTGGATTCTGTCATGGCAGGAAAACGAGCAGCCCTCTCGTGAACAGGTGGACGAAGCGGTCAATCTCTTTCTCCGGGGAATGGGGCTTGCCGAACACCAGACGCTCTATGCCCTGCACAAGAATACGGGTAACTACCATCTTCATATTGTCGTGAACCGGAC
Proteins encoded in this region:
- a CDS encoding plasmid mobilization protein is translated as GSPQDRRGSSLQDGSCLTPANILPKASPLDTLRAFGATLLTLSKRQERQMEKRKATTRFHRRRTLRLSAREDEKLQTQADSAGLSVSEYMRRLFFGGRPIIARTDDQTIRELRRLGGLLKHHFEMVKRTANPATLSELDAALRQIRRTIETLSEKR
- a CDS encoding relaxase/mobilization nuclease domain-containing protein, whose translation is MIVKKLKRTSFKKSKSVMIGGLVDYILAEHDDRGKDKLAYAGSRNFLTTTVAAQKREMISLAEESIQSRMPVTHWILSWQENEQPSREQVDEAVNLFLRGMGLAEHQTLYALHKNTGNYHLHIVVNRTHPYTQKVIQPHRGFDINEAHKIVAEIEHRQGWAPQENARYRVNEQGHVVKNLQR